One window of the Methanomassiliicoccaceae archaeon DOK genome contains the following:
- a CDS encoding ATP-binding cassette domain-containing protein, with amino-acid sequence MTLEIEGLGFSYGDRRVLDGLDLEMGKGVTAILGPNGAGKSTLVKCVAGVHRPDSGTIRFDGQDLLSGRRDGPSLAYLSQELPRTVGATVLEVMLLGRVRTLSISVTEEDIEKCYGALELLHLEDLAPRDLGELSGGQCQMVMVAQCLVADPELMLLDEPMNNLDLRRELEMFETVCGITRERGLTIVAVLHDINFAARYADSIAVIRDGEVYDHGAPRDVLTQEMIRDVYGVEAEVKVVSSGNVRVDPIRPMARW; translated from the coding sequence ATGACCCTGGAGATAGAGGGGCTGGGATTCTCCTACGGCGACCGCAGGGTGCTGGACGGTCTGGACCTGGAGATGGGGAAGGGGGTCACGGCGATTCTGGGCCCGAACGGTGCCGGCAAGTCGACCCTGGTCAAGTGCGTCGCCGGGGTGCACAGGCCGGACAGCGGGACGATCAGGTTCGACGGGCAAGACCTGCTCTCCGGCAGGAGGGACGGGCCTAGCCTGGCATATCTGTCACAGGAGCTCCCGCGCACCGTCGGGGCGACGGTGCTGGAGGTGATGCTGCTGGGACGTGTCAGGACCCTCTCCATCTCGGTCACGGAGGAGGACATCGAGAAGTGCTACGGGGCACTCGAGCTGCTGCACCTGGAGGATCTGGCGCCGAGGGACCTCGGGGAGCTCAGCGGAGGGCAGTGCCAGATGGTCATGGTAGCCCAGTGCCTGGTGGCCGACCCGGAGCTGATGCTGCTCGACGAGCCTATGAACAACCTGGACCTGCGCAGGGAGCTGGAGATGTTCGAAACCGTCTGCGGGATCACCCGCGAGCGCGGCCTCACGATCGTGGCGGTTCTCCACGATATCAACTTCGCCGCCCGCTACGCGGACAGCATAGCCGTCATAAGGGACGGGGAGGTGTACGACCACGGCGCTCCCCGGGACGTCCTGACCCAAGAGATGATCCGCGACGTCTACGGGGTGGAGGCAGAGGTGAAGGTCGTCAGCTCGGGCAACGTCCGCGTGGACCCCATCCGTCCCATGGCCCGCTGGTGA
- the mcrG gene encoding coenzyme-B sulfoethylthiotransferase subunit gamma: MAAYKRQFYPGTTTPAKNRRRYMDPKVKLKKLRDVAMDDVVRIMGHRNPGEDYKSIHPPIEEGKEPDCPIRKLVVPIEGAKHGDRVRYIQFTDSVYFAPISPYQRAWMYLSRYRGVDTGTLSGRQIIEVRERDLEVMAKEMIDNETFDPALTGIRGATVHGHACRLDEHGLMFDGWQRYVWDDQKKEVVYVKDQVAIPLDRRISVGKPAAMSDLKKRTTIFRADGVDMRDDKEVTMYGLRIHKLRTLGGYQPWKVKGE, encoded by the coding sequence ATGGCAGCTTACAAGAGGCAGTTCTATCCGGGAACCACTACACCTGCTAAAAACAGGCGCAGATACATGGACCCGAAAGTCAAACTGAAGAAACTTCGCGACGTCGCCATGGATGACGTCGTCAGGATCATGGGACACAGGAACCCTGGAGAGGACTACAAGTCCATCCACCCCCCAATCGAGGAGGGAAAGGAGCCCGACTGCCCCATCAGGAAACTCGTCGTCCCCATCGAGGGAGCCAAGCACGGAGACCGTGTCAGGTACATCCAGTTCACCGACTCCGTCTACTTCGCCCCCATCTCGCCCTACCAGAGGGCTTGGATGTACCTCTCCAGGTACAGGGGAGTCGACACCGGAACTCTCTCCGGAAGGCAGATCATCGAGGTCCGTGAGAGGGACCTTGAGGTCATGGCCAAAGAGATGATCGACAACGAGACCTTCGACCCCGCCCTCACCGGAATCAGGGGAGCAACCGTTCACGGACACGCCTGCCGTCTCGACGAGCACGGACTGATGTTCGACGGCTGGCAGAGGTACGTTTGGGACGACCAGAAGAAAGAGGTCGTCTATGTGAAAGACCAGGTCGCCATCCCCCTCGACAGGAGGATCTCCGTCGGCAAGCCCGCCGCAATGTCCGACCTGAAGAAGAGGACCACCATTTTCAGAGCCGATGGTGTCGACATGAGGGACGACAAAGAGGTCACCATGTACGGACTCAGGATCCACAAGCTGAGGACCCTGGGCGGATACCAGCCCTGGAAGGTTAAGGGAGAGTGA
- a CDS encoding ABC transporter substrate-binding protein — protein sequence MNSKAVAAIAIVAVVIVAAVAVWQLAGDDGGSDEPKGDSITVTDSSGRTIEVSLPVERVAICDPTIVEIFAMSVGEGWEDYVCLLPEDIKTREPAKWDLLLESYPELADVPMCGDVFSTGAIPAQLIYETEADLVLLAGATVNYMPGMEEQIEALGDGISVVYLEFYDKSFTDGIAESNYGILGDIMGTSETADKVVDFYNEKLDYVMGAIAGESREFSYYVELPGSDQSVYGNVVAMGCPEFNVLGGNNICDSAAGVDTDWNLEKMLEPDGDGPDYIVLVCTPYYGGLSTLGYGASPTDGELADAVSGYLDRPGWSDLGAVKDGNVLLCYGELRNSVFGLVDLYSVAMMIYPDLVTQEDLDGVIAGLDELSPFGFEGTWSYLVGA from the coding sequence GTGAACAGCAAAGCAGTGGCCGCGATAGCAATCGTGGCAGTGGTCATCGTCGCGGCGGTCGCCGTATGGCAGCTTGCAGGTGATGACGGTGGAAGCGATGAGCCCAAGGGCGATTCGATAACGGTTACAGATAGTTCCGGCAGGACGATCGAGGTCTCCCTGCCGGTTGAGAGGGTTGCGATATGCGACCCGACGATCGTTGAGATCTTCGCGATGTCCGTCGGCGAGGGGTGGGAGGACTACGTCTGCCTTCTGCCGGAGGACATCAAGACCAGGGAGCCCGCGAAATGGGATCTTCTGTTGGAGAGCTATCCGGAGCTCGCCGACGTCCCCATGTGCGGGGACGTCTTCAGCACCGGAGCGATCCCGGCGCAGCTCATCTACGAGACCGAGGCCGACCTGGTCCTCCTCGCGGGGGCGACGGTCAACTACATGCCAGGCATGGAGGAGCAGATAGAGGCGCTCGGCGACGGAATCTCCGTCGTGTACCTGGAGTTCTACGACAAGTCGTTCACGGACGGCATCGCCGAGAGCAACTACGGCATCCTCGGGGATATAATGGGCACCTCCGAGACCGCGGACAAGGTCGTGGACTTCTACAACGAGAAGCTCGACTATGTCATGGGCGCCATCGCCGGTGAATCCAGGGAGTTCTCGTACTACGTGGAGCTTCCCGGTTCAGACCAGTCCGTCTACGGGAACGTCGTCGCCATGGGATGTCCCGAGTTCAACGTCCTGGGAGGGAACAACATCTGCGACAGCGCGGCAGGCGTGGACACGGACTGGAACCTGGAGAAGATGCTGGAGCCGGACGGCGACGGCCCAGACTACATAGTGCTCGTCTGCACGCCGTACTACGGGGGATTGTCTACGCTCGGTTACGGGGCGTCGCCAACCGACGGGGAGCTGGCGGACGCCGTCTCGGGGTACCTCGACCGTCCCGGCTGGAGCGACCTGGGTGCGGTGAAGGACGGGAACGTCCTGCTCTGCTACGGGGAGCTTAGGAACAGCGTCTTCGGCCTGGTGGACCTGTACAGCGTCGCTATGATGATCTACCCCGACCTGGTCACCCAGGAGGACCTGGACGGCGTAATCGCCGGTCTGGACGAGCTCTCGCCCTTCGGCTTCGAGGGCACCTGGTCCTATCTCGTCGGAGCATGA
- a CDS encoding ATP-binding cassette domain-containing protein, which produces MEKSSKSGSRLDRLAAYAGPYRWLTYAALVMSAVSAALSVVPYYYIWRILDEVLAVYPDLESASGIVHNGWMALAFTVLSIAFYIAALMCSHKAAFRISKNIKKRALDHVLGLPPGAFDMIGSGKVRRTIVDSAEATHTYAAHQLPDLAGSVVLPIAIIVMLFFFDWRLGIACIIPIASSMAVMYTMMGNKALSEFMGIYQTALGDMNREAVEYVRGVSVVKTFQQSVHTFQRFKDAIMRYGKFASEYARWCRGRMVAFVVLCNLAFAFLILAAMAINGGIEAADPGFLSDFLFYVIFSPLVAILMMRIMYSSEDGYKVDDGLDRIDELLAMEQLPEPSEPRMPEDMTVRFENVTFSYPGTAAPVVDSLCLTMRPGTVTALVGPSGSGKSTVASLASRFWDPQGGSISIGGVDLREIGSANIARLESYVFQSNSLIKGTLLDNVRLGRPDATPEQVADALREARCDDIVAKMPDGLDTVIGPGGVYLSGGETQRVAIARAILKGSPIVILDEATAFADPENEHLVQQAFERLAENRTVLIIAHRLTTVRDADCICVVDGGRIRETGTHAELMKEDGEYRRMWDDYQRSLSWRVAGVAQ; this is translated from the coding sequence ATGGAGAAATCTAGCAAGAGCGGATCCAGACTGGACCGCCTCGCGGCTTACGCCGGCCCGTACAGATGGCTGACCTACGCCGCGCTGGTGATGTCTGCGGTCAGCGCCGCACTGTCAGTCGTGCCGTACTACTACATATGGCGCATACTGGACGAGGTGCTGGCCGTGTACCCGGACCTGGAATCCGCATCAGGTATCGTCCACAACGGGTGGATGGCGCTCGCGTTCACGGTGCTGTCCATCGCGTTCTACATCGCCGCCCTAATGTGCTCGCACAAGGCGGCGTTCCGCATTTCCAAGAACATCAAGAAGAGGGCCCTCGACCATGTCCTGGGCCTTCCCCCCGGAGCCTTCGACATGATCGGCAGCGGCAAGGTGCGCAGGACCATCGTCGACAGCGCCGAGGCCACGCACACCTATGCGGCACACCAGCTCCCGGACCTCGCCGGCTCCGTGGTGCTGCCCATCGCCATCATCGTGATGCTGTTCTTCTTCGACTGGAGGCTGGGGATCGCATGCATCATCCCGATAGCCTCCTCGATGGCGGTCATGTACACCATGATGGGGAACAAGGCGCTGAGCGAGTTCATGGGCATCTACCAGACCGCGCTCGGCGACATGAACAGGGAGGCGGTGGAGTACGTCCGCGGCGTCTCCGTGGTGAAGACGTTCCAGCAGAGCGTACACACGTTCCAAAGGTTCAAGGACGCCATCATGAGGTACGGGAAATTCGCCTCAGAGTACGCGAGATGGTGCAGGGGCAGGATGGTCGCCTTCGTCGTCCTCTGCAACCTGGCGTTCGCGTTCCTCATCCTCGCGGCCATGGCCATCAACGGAGGCATAGAGGCCGCCGACCCGGGATTCCTCAGCGACTTCCTGTTCTACGTCATATTCTCGCCGCTGGTGGCGATCCTGATGATGAGGATCATGTACTCCAGCGAGGACGGGTACAAGGTCGACGACGGCCTGGACAGGATCGACGAGCTCCTGGCGATGGAGCAGCTGCCTGAGCCCTCCGAGCCCAGGATGCCCGAGGACATGACGGTAAGGTTCGAGAACGTGACGTTCTCCTACCCGGGAACGGCCGCACCCGTAGTGGACTCCCTGTGCCTCACCATGAGGCCGGGGACCGTCACCGCTCTGGTCGGCCCCAGCGGCAGCGGCAAGAGCACCGTGGCCAGCCTCGCCAGCAGGTTCTGGGACCCGCAGGGCGGCAGCATATCGATCGGCGGGGTCGACCTCAGGGAGATCGGGTCGGCTAACATCGCCAGGCTGGAGTCTTACGTGTTCCAGAGCAACTCCCTGATCAAGGGAACGCTGCTCGACAACGTCCGCCTCGGGAGGCCGGACGCGACACCCGAGCAGGTCGCCGACGCGCTCAGGGAGGCCAGGTGCGACGACATCGTCGCCAAGATGCCCGACGGCCTGGACACCGTGATCGGGCCGGGGGGCGTGTACCTCTCCGGAGGGGAGACGCAGAGGGTCGCAATCGCGAGGGCCATCCTCAAGGGGTCGCCGATCGTCATCCTCGACGAGGCGACCGCCTTCGCCGACCCGGAGAACGAGCACCTGGTGCAGCAGGCGTTCGAGAGGCTCGCCGAGAACAGGACGGTGCTCATAATAGCGCACCGCCTGACCACCGTCCGCGACGCTGACTGCATCTGCGTGGTCGACGGCGGCAGGATCAGGGAGACCGGCACGCACGCCGAACTGATGAAAGAGGACGGGGAGTACCGGAGGATGTGGGACGACTACCAGAGGTCCCTGTCCTGGAGGGTCGCGGGGGTGGCACAGTGA
- the mcrD gene encoding methyl-coenzyme M reductase operon protein D, producing the protein MTSKSAPAADYAGVPLPEVQILTNRLLSAETTEKVLNALDIIPNIRQINMTGESLPKTINSGPGKGLPNNHSERKVIHVGGQEVELRYLVGGFYIELDVEDEETLDKRLEEIKEACNATIEHGYTLQVGRYSKYKPTLHDYRSE; encoded by the coding sequence ATGACGAGTAAATCCGCTCCCGCAGCCGACTACGCCGGGGTACCGCTCCCGGAGGTCCAGATCCTCACGAACCGCCTGCTCAGCGCGGAGACGACCGAGAAGGTGCTCAACGCACTGGACATCATCCCGAACATCAGGCAGATCAACATGACCGGCGAGAGCCTTCCCAAGACGATCAACAGCGGACCTGGCAAGGGCCTTCCCAACAATCACTCAGAGCGCAAGGTGATCCACGTTGGAGGTCAGGAGGTCGAGCTCCGCTACCTGGTCGGAGGGTTCTACATTGAGCTGGATGTCGAGGACGAGGAGACTCTGGACAAGAGGCTGGAGGAGATCAAAGAGGCGTGCAACGCGACCATAGAGCACGGTTACACGCTTCAGGTTGGAAGGTACTCGAAATACAAGCCCACGCTTCATGATTACAGGAGTGAATAA
- a CDS encoding iron chelate uptake ABC transporter family permease subunit: MGASVGQSIYRGMVRRRKAIVLAMVAAAVVLFIVNTTFFMRWSPSEALQTLFDPGSATTGLRNTVWSYRVPESCFALLTGVALGMAGAEMQTILNNPLAEPYTLGISMSAAFGASLVIGFGWGSEILGGYATIVCAFVCAMAACMMIYGVAMRRSSSRTTIVLTGVALLFLFQALVNAVQVLAGSDASASISFWMFGSVSRYVNMDYVLVMLLVVLLVGALFASNLWKLSALKLGDAKVYSLGIDVSKLRRNMILGISVLTATAVSFTGTIGFVGLVGPHVARILVGDDQRFLLPMSALCGAVFLLAAAVIIKGAGISMPIGVITSLVGVPFFLYLILSKRRAPV, from the coding sequence ATGGGGGCCTCGGTCGGGCAGTCGATATACAGGGGAATGGTCCGCCGCAGGAAGGCCATAGTTCTGGCCATGGTAGCGGCGGCCGTCGTCCTCTTCATTGTGAACACAACGTTCTTCATGAGATGGAGCCCGTCTGAGGCCCTCCAAACGCTTTTCGACCCCGGTTCGGCGACCACCGGTCTGAGGAACACGGTGTGGAGCTACCGCGTGCCGGAGAGCTGCTTCGCGCTTCTCACGGGTGTCGCCCTGGGCATGGCCGGGGCGGAGATGCAGACCATCCTGAACAACCCCCTGGCGGAGCCGTACACCCTGGGAATATCGATGTCGGCGGCCTTCGGTGCGTCCCTGGTGATAGGGTTCGGCTGGGGTTCCGAGATCCTCGGCGGGTACGCCACGATAGTGTGCGCCTTCGTGTGCGCTATGGCCGCGTGCATGATGATATACGGCGTCGCGATGAGGCGGTCCTCCAGCAGGACCACGATCGTGCTCACGGGTGTGGCCCTGCTGTTCCTGTTCCAGGCGCTGGTGAACGCGGTGCAGGTGCTGGCGGGAAGCGACGCATCCGCATCGATCTCGTTCTGGATGTTCGGCAGCGTCTCTAGGTACGTCAACATGGACTACGTCCTCGTCATGCTGCTGGTGGTCCTCCTGGTCGGCGCCCTCTTCGCGTCGAACCTCTGGAAGCTCTCCGCGCTCAAGCTGGGCGACGCCAAGGTCTACAGTCTCGGCATAGACGTGTCCAAGCTGAGGAGGAACATGATCCTGGGGATCTCGGTCCTCACGGCGACCGCCGTGAGCTTCACGGGGACGATAGGGTTCGTCGGTCTCGTCGGACCCCACGTGGCCAGGATACTGGTGGGGGACGACCAGAGGTTCCTCCTGCCGATGTCCGCCCTATGCGGGGCGGTCTTCCTGCTCGCCGCAGCTGTGATAATCAAGGGTGCGGGGATCTCGATGCCGATAGGGGTCATCACATCCCTGGTGGGCGTGCCGTTCTTCCTGTACCTGATACTGTCGAAGAGGAGGGCGCCGGTATGA
- the mcrB gene encoding coenzyme-B sulfoethylthiotransferase subunit beta produces the protein MPKYEDVVDLYDDCGKRIAKDVPLEAISPLRNNAIKKIVSLTKRTVAVNLAGIEKALKTGSMTGGGVVIKGKEIDIPLVENADKIAEIVKNAVQVYDGDDTVVKVKSGGKNLVVIVPEDRMNAGVEYTTGFTVTAAATTEAIIDTFDVPMYKANMVKAAVWGRYPQTITFQGANVKSILEVPQNNEGAGFALRNIMANHVVSLVNRNAMQGTALSAIFEQCGSYEMGDTIGNFERGALLSLAYEGLNANNMVYSLVKKNGKTGTVGTVIESLMGRAIDDGVIRVKETLPSGYKVYTTDDLPKWNAYAAAGMVAAVMVNVGAARAAQGVPSTILYYNDLLEHESGLPGVDYGRAEGVGVGMSFFSHSIYGGGGPGLFHGNHVVTRHAKGVVIPAITAGNCLDGGTQTFSAEATSGLFKEVFGDIEEFSKPMQYVAAEAKKVKKKL, from the coding sequence ATGCCAAAATACGAGGACGTAGTTGACTTGTATGACGACTGCGGCAAACGCATCGCTAAAGACGTTCCGCTCGAAGCCATCAGTCCGCTGCGCAACAACGCGATCAAGAAGATCGTGTCCCTGACAAAGAGGACCGTCGCCGTCAACCTGGCCGGCATCGAGAAAGCCCTCAAGACCGGCTCCATGACCGGAGGCGGAGTTGTCATCAAGGGAAAGGAGATCGACATCCCTCTCGTCGAGAACGCGGACAAGATCGCCGAGATCGTCAAGAACGCAGTTCAGGTCTACGACGGAGACGACACTGTCGTCAAAGTGAAATCTGGCGGAAAGAACCTGGTCGTCATCGTCCCCGAGGACAGGATGAACGCCGGTGTCGAGTACACAACCGGATTCACCGTCACCGCCGCCGCGACCACCGAGGCCATCATCGACACCTTCGACGTTCCGATGTACAAAGCCAACATGGTCAAAGCCGCCGTTTGGGGAAGGTACCCCCAGACCATCACATTCCAGGGCGCCAACGTCAAATCCATCCTCGAGGTCCCCCAGAACAACGAGGGAGCCGGATTCGCCCTGAGGAACATCATGGCCAACCACGTTGTCTCTCTTGTCAACAGGAACGCCATGCAGGGAACCGCCCTCTCCGCCATCTTCGAGCAGTGCGGATCCTACGAGATGGGAGACACCATCGGCAACTTCGAGAGGGGCGCTCTGCTCTCTCTCGCCTACGAGGGACTCAACGCCAACAACATGGTCTACTCCCTCGTCAAAAAGAACGGAAAGACCGGAACCGTCGGAACCGTTATCGAGTCTCTGATGGGAAGGGCCATCGACGACGGAGTCATCCGCGTGAAAGAGACCCTGCCCAGCGGATACAAGGTCTACACCACCGACGACCTTCCGAAATGGAACGCCTACGCCGCCGCCGGAATGGTTGCCGCCGTTATGGTCAACGTCGGAGCCGCCAGGGCTGCCCAGGGTGTTCCCAGTACCATCCTGTACTACAACGATCTTCTCGAGCACGAGTCCGGACTTCCCGGTGTCGACTACGGAAGGGCCGAGGGTGTCGGAGTTGGAATGTCCTTCTTCTCCCACTCCATCTACGGTGGAGGCGGACCCGGTCTGTTCCACGGAAACCACGTCGTTACCAGGCACGCCAAGGGCGTCGTGATTCCCGCCATCACCGCAGGAAACTGCCTGGACGGCGGAACCCAGACCTTCTCCGCTGAGGCTACATCCGGTCTCTTCAAAGAGGTCTTCGGAGACATCGAAGAGTTCAGCAAGCCCATGCAGTACGTCGCTGCCGAGGCCAAGAAGGTGAAGAAGAAACTGTGA